One genomic region from Arthrobacter pigmenti encodes:
- a CDS encoding DUF6807 family protein translates to MLDSAPRLTHGSGYPVDESTRVARVALVGVHGYGASHLENLRKLENDGAARLVAVADPRPPAAGTLGADVGVFANLEDLLASGAAPDVVVIAAPIQAHAPLALMAIEAGADVYVEKPPVASMEQYNSLLAAAEKAGVAVQTGFQSLGSAALDRLDDLVATGTLGSVRGVSAQGAWVRTRGYFARSRWAGKRTLDGVDVVDGVATNPLAHAVATALRVAGAREASDVATVETDLYRAHDIECDDTSAIRVRTASGTVVTLALTLCAAEQTRPSVTLHGTQGTAVLYYTEDELVITTSEGTATERFGRADLLTNLLEQRVHGTALISPLASSGAFMRVLDAVRLAPPPHPIDSAYVTWTGEGADAHPVVHGIEDLLQRTCLAQATFRELDPGWARPSSSSVPLVLDGGEVGSYRDGTDVAPFLSPRPYLHPVTTRAGVVVSDHFPADHVWHLGAGIAVQDVNGTNLWGGRTYRREEQGYVWRPDHGRISRTALAHHGDSLEETLRWSGPDGTALLHEARHISWRTVNDAAWALTIDFALTPAGEGTVTLGSPGSNGRDGGGYGGFFWRLPACENTSITTADASGEAGVHGTVSDWLCWQGSFTGRPATLLFLPNDNAPDPWFVRSEGYPGVGLALAWDRPVSVTRSIPLTRSVTVLIADGALDPDAVRILAAHERHP, encoded by the coding sequence ATGCTCGACTCCGCACCCCGGCTGACGCACGGCTCCGGGTACCCGGTCGATGAAAGTACCCGCGTTGCGCGGGTGGCACTGGTGGGCGTCCATGGATACGGCGCCAGCCATCTGGAGAATCTCCGCAAGCTGGAGAACGACGGCGCCGCCCGCCTGGTTGCCGTGGCGGACCCCCGCCCTCCTGCCGCCGGGACGCTGGGTGCCGACGTCGGCGTGTTCGCGAACCTGGAAGACCTGCTCGCCTCAGGGGCGGCGCCCGACGTCGTCGTCATCGCCGCCCCCATCCAGGCGCACGCGCCGCTCGCGCTCATGGCAATCGAGGCGGGCGCCGACGTCTATGTGGAGAAGCCTCCGGTGGCGTCGATGGAGCAGTACAACTCCCTCCTCGCCGCGGCGGAGAAAGCCGGCGTCGCCGTGCAGACCGGGTTTCAGAGCCTGGGCTCGGCAGCGCTGGACCGGCTCGACGATCTCGTGGCAACGGGGACGCTGGGTTCGGTCCGCGGCGTGAGCGCGCAGGGAGCCTGGGTGCGGACCCGGGGCTACTTTGCGCGCTCGCGCTGGGCGGGAAAGCGAACGCTGGATGGAGTGGACGTGGTCGACGGCGTGGCCACCAATCCGCTTGCCCATGCGGTCGCGACCGCCCTTCGTGTGGCCGGTGCCAGGGAAGCGTCCGACGTGGCTACCGTCGAGACTGACCTGTACCGGGCACACGACATCGAGTGCGATGACACGTCCGCCATCCGGGTGCGTACCGCCTCCGGCACGGTGGTCACGCTCGCACTCACCCTGTGTGCCGCGGAGCAGACGCGCCCAAGCGTCACGCTCCACGGCACACAGGGCACCGCCGTCCTCTACTACACCGAGGATGAGCTGGTCATCACCACGTCCGAGGGCACTGCCACCGAGCGTTTCGGCCGCGCGGACCTCCTGACGAATCTACTCGAACAACGTGTCCATGGGACGGCCTTAATCAGCCCGCTCGCTTCCTCCGGCGCGTTCATGCGGGTGCTTGACGCCGTCCGGCTGGCCCCACCGCCACATCCGATCGATTCTGCGTACGTCACCTGGACCGGCGAGGGAGCTGACGCTCACCCCGTAGTGCATGGGATCGAGGACCTCCTGCAGCGGACCTGCCTGGCCCAGGCCACCTTCCGTGAACTGGATCCGGGCTGGGCGCGGCCGTCATCGTCGTCCGTTCCGCTTGTGCTTGACGGCGGTGAAGTCGGCTCGTACCGGGACGGGACCGACGTCGCGCCGTTCCTTTCACCGCGTCCTTACCTCCATCCCGTAACCACACGCGCCGGCGTAGTTGTCAGCGATCATTTCCCCGCAGACCACGTGTGGCACCTCGGCGCCGGAATTGCGGTACAGGACGTCAACGGAACCAACCTCTGGGGCGGACGTACCTATCGCCGCGAGGAACAGGGCTATGTGTGGCGCCCGGACCACGGCCGGATCTCCCGCACGGCACTTGCGCACCACGGCGATTCCCTTGAGGAGACCCTGCGCTGGAGCGGCCCCGACGGCACCGCGCTGCTGCATGAAGCCCGCCACATCAGCTGGCGCACAGTGAACGACGCCGCGTGGGCCCTCACGATCGATTTCGCACTAACACCCGCCGGCGAAGGCACGGTAACGCTGGGGAGCCCCGGATCGAACGGCCGGGATGGCGGTGGCTACGGCGGCTTCTTCTGGCGCCTGCCCGCCTGCGAAAACACTTCAATAACGACGGCGGACGCCTCCGGTGAGGCCGGTGTCCACGGAACGGTGTCCGACTGGTTGTGCTGGCAGGGCAGCTTCACGGGCCGGCCGGCAACGCTTCTCTTCCTGCCGAATGACAACGCACCCGATCCCTGGTTTGTGCGTTCCGAGGGCTATCCCGGTGTGGGGCTTGCGCTTGCGTGGGACCGGCCGGTCAGCGTCACGCGCAGTATCCCGTTGACCCGGTCCGTCACCGTTCTCATTGCCGACGGCGCCCTGGACCCCGACGCCGTCCGCATCCTCGCGGCCCACGAAAGGCACCCATGA
- a CDS encoding ABC transporter substrate-binding protein: protein MKRSSRPTRTLTAATAAVVLTLSLGACGNGGSAEAGDGSLRFSWWGSDPRHVANQEIIDLFEAGNEGITIEGEYSDFGGYWDKLATTTAGRDAPDVITMDEKYLQEYAGRGALADLSTLEGLDTSKFDDAALNLGRYEEGLYGLTTGQNAYVVMANEDLFAQAGMELPDDTTWTWDDYYRISAELEEKLGGDIVGTDYGAQDVDLRIWLRQHGENLYNDAEPGTVGYSPENVTAWFEHLLEVRDGGGPSAARYTEEMSGSFEAGGFATNRAAMGWYWSNQLSALRTASGSDVTMLRVPSDSGTAADNGMYYKASMYWSISSQSDDQEAAAEFVNYLANNPDAAKKMLVDRGVPANPDMAAAIAPDLDENDQAVVDFLDEIRPDMAEPPLPSPVGAGGVQDMVKRYVSEVLFDKLTPEQATEQMTAEIEGMISAG, encoded by the coding sequence ATGAAAAGATCCTCCCGCCCAACCCGTACCCTCACGGCCGCCACGGCCGCCGTCGTACTCACCCTCTCGCTCGGCGCCTGCGGCAATGGCGGCAGCGCGGAGGCAGGCGACGGAAGCCTGCGCTTCTCCTGGTGGGGCTCAGACCCCCGCCACGTGGCCAATCAGGAAATTATCGATCTGTTCGAGGCCGGAAACGAGGGCATCACCATCGAGGGTGAATACTCGGACTTCGGCGGCTACTGGGACAAACTCGCGACAACCACAGCAGGCCGCGACGCCCCGGATGTCATCACCATGGACGAAAAGTACCTGCAGGAGTACGCTGGCCGCGGCGCACTGGCTGACCTTAGCACCCTTGAAGGGTTGGATACGTCCAAGTTCGACGACGCCGCCCTCAACCTCGGGCGCTACGAGGAGGGCCTCTACGGACTGACCACCGGGCAGAACGCCTATGTGGTCATGGCCAATGAGGACCTGTTCGCGCAGGCCGGCATGGAACTGCCCGATGACACCACCTGGACTTGGGATGACTACTATCGCATCTCCGCCGAACTGGAGGAGAAACTTGGCGGCGACATCGTGGGCACCGACTACGGTGCGCAGGACGTGGACCTGAGGATCTGGCTTCGCCAGCACGGCGAAAACCTCTATAACGACGCCGAACCCGGCACCGTGGGCTACTCGCCGGAGAACGTCACGGCGTGGTTCGAGCACCTCCTCGAAGTACGCGACGGCGGCGGACCGAGCGCCGCCCGGTACACCGAGGAAATGTCCGGCTCCTTCGAAGCCGGCGGCTTCGCGACCAACCGGGCAGCGATGGGCTGGTACTGGTCCAACCAGCTCTCCGCCCTCCGCACGGCCAGCGGCAGTGACGTCACGATGCTGCGCGTCCCATCGGACAGCGGAACCGCAGCGGATAACGGCATGTACTACAAGGCCTCCATGTACTGGTCCATCTCAAGCCAGTCGGATGATCAGGAAGCAGCCGCCGAGTTCGTGAACTACCTCGCGAACAACCCGGATGCCGCAAAGAAGATGCTCGTTGACCGCGGCGTCCCCGCCAACCCGGACATGGCTGCCGCCATCGCTCCGGATCTGGATGAGAACGATCAGGCGGTAGTGGACTTCCTCGACGAGATCCGCCCTGACATGGCCGAACCGCCGCTGCCCTCCCCCGTGGGAGCCGGCGGTGTCCAGGACATGGTCAAGCGCTACGTCTCCGAGGTCCTTTTCGACAAGCTGACACCCGAACAGGCCACCGAACAAATGACCGCCGAAATAGAAGGAATGATCAGCGCAGGCTGA
- a CDS encoding ABC transporter substrate-binding protein, whose protein sequence is MTKFSRPVTAASLAVVLGLALGACGNGGSQSAGDGNLRFSWWGSDPRHEATQKIIDIYETNNEGVTISGEFADFSGYWDRLATTTAGRDAPDVITMDEKYIMEYAGRGALTDLTELENLDLSKFPESALDLGRYEDGVYGLSTGQNAYSVMVNADLFAEAGVEIPDDSTWTWDDYYEISATISENLGEVAGTDYGALDGDLRIWLRQNGEELYSEDEPGTVGYSQENLLSWFEHLLHVRDTGGGISAAQFTEAAAGTFEAENFPTKKTAMGWYWSNQLGALRTATGDDIRILRVPSPSGNAEDNGMYYKASMYWSISSQSDDQAAAADFVDFLANDPAAAEKMLVDRGVPANPDMAAAIEPLLDESQQTVVSFLEEIEPEVSDSPKPSPIGAGTVQETIVRYVGEVLFDNLTPEEAAEQLTAEIEGMISAG, encoded by the coding sequence ATGACGAAATTCTCACGCCCTGTTACCGCCGCTTCCCTCGCCGTCGTGCTCGGCCTGGCACTGGGCGCCTGCGGTAACGGCGGCAGCCAGTCCGCCGGCGACGGCAATCTCCGCTTCTCCTGGTGGGGATCGGACCCACGGCACGAGGCCACCCAGAAAATCATCGACATCTACGAAACCAACAACGAGGGCGTCACCATCTCCGGCGAATTCGCCGACTTCTCGGGCTACTGGGACAGACTAGCGACGACGACGGCGGGCCGGGACGCGCCCGACGTCATCACCATGGACGAGAAATACATCATGGAATACGCCGGCCGCGGCGCACTGACCGACCTTACGGAACTCGAGAACCTGGACCTGTCCAAGTTCCCCGAATCCGCACTGGACCTCGGCCGCTACGAGGACGGTGTGTACGGGTTGAGCACCGGCCAGAACGCCTACTCCGTTATGGTCAACGCTGACCTCTTCGCCGAAGCCGGCGTTGAAATCCCGGATGACAGCACCTGGACCTGGGATGACTACTACGAGATCTCGGCCACGATCAGCGAAAACCTGGGCGAGGTCGCGGGCACTGATTACGGTGCGCTCGATGGTGACCTGCGCATTTGGCTCCGCCAGAACGGCGAGGAACTCTACAGTGAGGATGAGCCGGGCACGGTGGGCTACTCACAGGAGAACCTTCTCTCCTGGTTCGAGCACCTGCTCCACGTCCGCGACACCGGCGGCGGCATCAGCGCGGCACAGTTCACCGAGGCCGCGGCCGGCACCTTCGAGGCGGAGAACTTCCCCACGAAGAAGACGGCCATGGGTTGGTACTGGTCCAACCAGCTCGGCGCCCTGCGCACCGCCACCGGAGACGACATCCGCATCCTCCGGGTGCCCTCCCCCAGCGGCAACGCCGAGGACAACGGCATGTACTACAAGGCCTCCATGTACTGGTCCATCTCCAGCCAATCGGATGACCAGGCCGCCGCAGCCGACTTCGTGGACTTCCTCGCCAATGACCCGGCCGCGGCGGAGAAGATGCTCGTGGACCGCGGCGTGCCGGCCAACCCGGACATGGCAGCCGCGATTGAACCGCTGCTCGATGAATCCCAGCAGACCGTCGTCTCCTTCCTCGAAGAGATCGAACCCGAGGTCTCCGACTCCCCCAAGCCCTCGCCCATCGGCGCGGGAACGGTCCAGGAAACGATCGTGCGCTACGTCGGGGAAGTCCTCTTCGACAACCTCACGCCGGAAGAGGCCGCCGAGCAGCTGACAGCAGAAATCGAAGGCATGATCAGCGCGGGCTGA
- a CDS encoding NAD-dependent epimerase/dehydratase family protein — MAERAQTTVLVTGGSGRLGRSVVTGLAEAGYDVVSVDRAPVPDGAFPAQIRQESVDLLAPGVARRVIEKHRPDAVVHLAAIAVPFSAPEEVILQTNSQLAFQVMGAATDLGVGRIITASSPTVLGYGSPAGWTPEALPLDEETTPKPWNAYALSKLLAEQTMRMFAAAQGDRLRYAAFRPCYVISPEEWAGAPTQQGHTVVERLDDPALSAPAVFNYVDARDVADFLDVLLQSMDRIPNAETFFVGASDALARGPLSELIPHYLPAVGALAAGLTGTSPAFSIDKARRLLGWEPKRSWRTELPGEKDQQLAAAIQEVR; from the coding sequence GTGGCTGAGCGGGCACAGACTACGGTCCTCGTCACGGGCGGATCCGGCAGGCTGGGCCGCAGCGTGGTGACCGGCCTTGCGGAGGCAGGGTACGACGTCGTCTCCGTAGACCGCGCGCCGGTCCCGGACGGCGCGTTCCCGGCCCAAATTCGGCAGGAGTCCGTGGATCTGCTGGCCCCCGGCGTTGCCCGTCGGGTCATCGAGAAGCACCGGCCCGACGCCGTCGTGCACCTTGCCGCGATCGCCGTCCCGTTCAGCGCGCCCGAGGAGGTCATCCTCCAGACCAACAGCCAGCTCGCCTTCCAGGTTATGGGCGCGGCCACCGACCTCGGCGTCGGCAGGATCATCACCGCTTCCAGTCCCACCGTGCTGGGTTACGGGTCGCCGGCCGGTTGGACGCCGGAGGCCCTCCCTCTCGACGAGGAGACGACGCCTAAGCCGTGGAACGCGTACGCCCTCTCCAAACTGCTGGCCGAGCAGACCATGCGCATGTTCGCCGCCGCGCAGGGGGACCGGCTCCGTTACGCCGCGTTCCGGCCCTGCTATGTCATTTCGCCCGAGGAGTGGGCGGGCGCGCCGACCCAGCAGGGGCACACCGTCGTCGAACGCCTTGATGATCCGGCGCTGTCCGCGCCGGCCGTCTTCAACTATGTCGACGCGCGGGACGTGGCGGACTTCCTCGACGTACTGCTGCAGTCCATGGACCGGATCCCCAATGCTGAAACCTTCTTCGTGGGAGCTTCCGATGCCCTGGCACGCGGGCCGCTGTCCGAGCTCATCCCGCACTATCTGCCGGCCGTTGGTGCGCTCGCCGCTGGTCTCACGGGCACCAGCCCGGCGTTCTCGATCGATAAGGCGCGCAGGCTCCTCGGCTGGGAGCCCAAACGCAGTTGGCGGACCGAGCTGCCCGGTGAAAAAGACCAGCAGTTAGCCGCCGCGATTCAGGAAGTCAGGTAA
- a CDS encoding mandelate racemase/muconate lactonizing enzyme family protein encodes MSPKITGFSARLITVPLPRPWGADVQENSFLATTVTTDDDGVGHGFSWTPTIGPHAVLALLEHDIAPFVVGLPAQAEPVWDALWARLHEAGGGGLTTIAMAGVDLALWDLAGRQSGCSVPDLLGRRRETVPVYGSGVNLHYSLEELLEQVQRWVAEGRQAVKVKVGKPDLREDAERIAAVREVLGPDRALMIDANQRWDLPNTLRALDRLGEYGLHWLEEPIRADDLSAYRRLRRSSPVPIALGENVHTIYRFRDFIEAEAVDIIQPNIVRVGGITPFRRIVELARANSIAVAPHLLPELSGQLASTLAETAWVEAVDGATLAELGVLAGPSPVSITEAGLTVSGQPGLGLELRR; translated from the coding sequence ATGAGCCCGAAAATCACGGGCTTCTCCGCCCGTCTCATCACGGTTCCGCTACCCCGCCCCTGGGGAGCGGATGTGCAGGAGAACTCCTTCCTGGCCACCACTGTGACAACCGACGACGACGGCGTGGGCCACGGTTTCTCGTGGACGCCGACCATCGGGCCGCACGCCGTGCTGGCGTTGCTGGAGCATGACATCGCGCCGTTTGTTGTGGGATTGCCAGCGCAGGCAGAGCCGGTCTGGGACGCACTGTGGGCCCGTCTCCATGAGGCAGGCGGGGGAGGGCTGACCACGATCGCCATGGCCGGCGTCGACCTCGCCCTCTGGGATCTGGCCGGGCGGCAGTCAGGCTGCTCCGTGCCTGACCTGCTGGGCCGGCGTCGTGAGACGGTACCGGTCTACGGATCGGGAGTGAACCTGCACTACAGCCTCGAGGAACTTCTTGAGCAAGTCCAGCGGTGGGTCGCCGAAGGCCGGCAGGCCGTCAAGGTCAAGGTAGGCAAACCGGACCTCCGAGAGGATGCCGAACGGATCGCCGCCGTCCGGGAGGTCCTTGGCCCTGACCGGGCGCTCATGATCGATGCCAACCAGCGGTGGGACCTGCCCAACACCCTGCGGGCGCTCGACCGCCTCGGCGAATACGGCCTGCACTGGCTTGAGGAACCCATTCGTGCCGATGACCTCTCTGCCTACCGGCGGCTGCGTCGCTCCTCACCCGTCCCGATCGCGCTCGGTGAAAACGTGCACACTATCTACCGGTTCCGTGACTTCATCGAGGCCGAAGCCGTGGACATCATCCAGCCCAACATTGTCCGGGTTGGCGGAATCACCCCGTTCCGGCGCATCGTGGAGCTGGCCAGGGCCAACAGCATTGCTGTCGCGCCGCACCTGCTTCCCGAGCTTTCGGGGCAGCTTGCGTCCACGCTCGCTGAAACGGCATGGGTGGAAGCGGTCGACGGTGCCACCCTGGCCGAGCTGGGCGTCCTCGCAGGTCCGTCGCCGGTCAGCATCACGGAGGCCGGACTTACGGTGAGCGGCCAGCCGGGTCTCGGGTTGGAGCTCAGGCGCTAA
- a CDS encoding M24 family metallopeptidase, which yields MTTTSEPGLESFADPVADLDERAVKRSRVMSILDRTGHDSLLLTTNTAMTWYLGGSRLHISLAGDPIAILLVDRERDHLVTFNNEADRLMREELPADVVVHPVPWHGSLHDVAGRLAPSRPLEEASVRRELREARQSLLPVETEQYAELNREVAGALTDVLSAVRPHTAERDVAAQLAARVIAMGAEPLVLLCNGRERSAFRHPLPTAAPLGRRAMAVVCARRKGMVANVTRWVRFEGSTAAERDAEARIAAVEADILAATVPGARLDGIFETIRSSYEVHGFGADQWRLHHQGGPAGYAGRDPRVTASTGDPVVLNQAFTWNPSGPGVKIEDTVLLTPEGIRVLSVDERWPTVEVNGLMRPVTLEV from the coding sequence ATGACCACCACCTCCGAGCCCGGGCTTGAATCTTTTGCGGATCCCGTAGCGGATCTCGACGAGCGCGCAGTCAAACGCAGCCGTGTCATGTCCATCCTGGACCGCACCGGGCACGACTCCCTGCTGCTGACCACCAACACGGCGATGACCTGGTACCTCGGTGGAAGCCGCCTCCATATCAGCCTCGCAGGTGATCCGATCGCGATACTGCTGGTTGACCGCGAGCGCGACCACCTCGTGACTTTCAACAACGAAGCGGACCGGCTGATGCGCGAGGAACTGCCGGCCGACGTCGTCGTTCATCCTGTTCCCTGGCACGGATCCCTGCACGACGTCGCCGGCCGGCTGGCACCCTCGCGACCGCTTGAGGAAGCAAGCGTCCGGCGTGAGCTGCGCGAGGCGCGGCAGTCTCTCCTGCCGGTCGAGACGGAGCAGTATGCCGAACTCAACCGCGAGGTAGCCGGGGCCCTGACCGACGTGCTCTCGGCTGTTCGGCCGCATACCGCCGAACGCGATGTCGCCGCGCAGCTGGCAGCCCGGGTGATCGCGATGGGGGCGGAACCGTTGGTCCTGCTGTGTAACGGCCGGGAGCGGTCCGCTTTCCGGCACCCGCTGCCGACGGCGGCACCGCTTGGACGGCGGGCGATGGCCGTGGTGTGTGCGCGGCGCAAGGGCATGGTCGCGAACGTGACGCGCTGGGTGCGTTTCGAAGGATCGACGGCCGCCGAGCGCGACGCCGAAGCGAGGATCGCCGCCGTGGAGGCGGACATCCTCGCCGCCACTGTTCCGGGTGCGCGGCTGGACGGGATCTTCGAGACGATCCGCAGCTCGTACGAGGTGCACGGCTTCGGCGCAGATCAGTGGCGGCTGCATCACCAGGGCGGACCCGCCGGTTACGCGGGCAGGGACCCGCGGGTCACGGCCTCGACCGGCGACCCTGTGGTCCTGAACCAGGCGTTCACGTGGAACCCCTCCGGGCCCGGCGTGAAGATCGAGGATACGGTACTGCTGACTCCCGAAGGCATTCGTGTGCTCAGCGTGGACGAGCGGTGGCCCACGGTCGAGGTGAACGGTTTGATGCGTCCCGTGACGCTGGAGGTTTAG
- a CDS encoding 5-dehydro-4-deoxyglucarate dehydratase produces the protein MQFTGVLFFPVTPFSASGSVDTARLREHIRSRLDYQPGGVFPACGTGEFHALDIEEIRAVVITAVNAVNGQVPVIAGAGGPLGHARAAARVAEEAGADALLVLPPYLVKGPTDGLVAYVEDVAAASSLPVIIYHRANGAFTASAVARLAANPKVIGFKDGVGDVGLAQEIVSAVAATGRTDFQFFNGLLTAELSQGAYRGLGIPLYSSAAFAMAPEIATAYYRAYIDGDEPARHRLLEGFYAPLVRLRDQTPGFGVSLIKAGLRLDGFDVGSVRPPLVDPTESQLVELKGILAAGRELVDA, from the coding sequence ATGCAGTTCACTGGAGTGCTGTTCTTTCCCGTCACCCCGTTTTCCGCCTCCGGTTCGGTGGATACCGCCAGGCTGCGTGAGCACATCAGGTCGCGCCTGGATTATCAGCCGGGAGGGGTCTTTCCCGCGTGCGGCACCGGCGAGTTCCACGCCCTCGACATCGAGGAGATCCGCGCCGTCGTCATAACCGCCGTGAACGCCGTAAACGGGCAGGTTCCGGTGATTGCCGGCGCCGGCGGACCGCTCGGGCACGCACGCGCTGCGGCTCGTGTTGCCGAGGAGGCCGGGGCCGATGCGCTGCTCGTGCTACCCCCTTACCTCGTCAAGGGGCCAACCGACGGGCTGGTTGCCTACGTCGAGGACGTCGCTGCCGCCTCGAGCCTGCCGGTCATCATCTATCACAGGGCAAACGGTGCGTTTACAGCCAGTGCCGTTGCCCGTCTGGCCGCCAATCCGAAGGTGATCGGGTTCAAGGACGGTGTGGGCGACGTCGGCCTGGCGCAGGAGATCGTGTCCGCGGTCGCCGCCACGGGTCGCACGGACTTCCAGTTCTTCAACGGCCTGCTGACCGCTGAGCTCAGCCAGGGTGCCTACCGTGGACTCGGGATTCCGCTCTACTCCTCGGCTGCGTTCGCGATGGCGCCAGAAATTGCCACCGCGTACTACCGCGCGTACATCGACGGGGACGAACCGGCGCGGCACCGTCTGCTCGAGGGGTTCTACGCGCCGCTGGTGCGCCTGCGGGACCAGACTCCCGGCTTCGGCGTCTCGCTGATCAAGGCTGGGCTCCGGCTGGACGGGTTCGACGTCGGTTCCGTCCGCCCGCCGCTGGTCGACCCGACTGAGAGTCAGCTCGTGGAACTCAAGGGCATCCTTGCCGCCGGGCGTGAGCTTGTGGACGCATGA
- a CDS encoding Gfo/Idh/MocA family protein gives MSTAPHTFAAEQQEPRHERTRVVLIGTGSRAEMYVRAALGDQASSTELVAVSDTNPGRAQYYLDLAAELWPESKVAQFPPGELTQFIRDNGIGRVIVTTPDYTHADYIVEALQAGADVVVEKPLTIDAESCRRVCRAIEETGRDVVVTFNYRYSPRNSALKEIIQSGAIGKVTSIDFSWMLDTVHGADYFRRWHRQKENSGGLLIHKASHHFDLVNWWIDDVPERVFASGGLRFYGETNAAGRGLTDRPKRGTIDEAADDPFALDLRDDERLNALYYANEHHDGYQRDQDVFAPGITIEDNLALVVDYASGPTLSYSLNAHSPWEGYRVAVNGTHGRAELEVVERAAVSSSTDQKNVVDPSATPVEEDDAVRVNGERLTLQRHWERAVDVPIVNGEGGHGGGDALLLADLFEGPGEDPLGRPSGYLDGLRAVAVGIAGNASLESSLPVHISELDLGADLAADRSDKSQVRRG, from the coding sequence ATGAGTACCGCCCCGCATACGTTTGCTGCTGAACAGCAGGAACCGAGACATGAACGCACCCGCGTGGTGCTGATCGGCACCGGATCGCGCGCCGAGATGTACGTCCGTGCCGCGCTCGGCGACCAGGCGTCCTCAACCGAACTTGTGGCCGTCAGCGACACAAACCCGGGGCGGGCCCAGTACTACCTGGACCTCGCAGCGGAGCTGTGGCCGGAATCGAAGGTCGCGCAGTTCCCGCCGGGGGAACTCACGCAGTTCATCCGGGACAACGGGATCGGCCGCGTCATTGTCACCACACCCGACTACACCCACGCGGACTACATCGTCGAGGCGCTGCAGGCGGGGGCCGACGTCGTCGTCGAAAAGCCGCTCACCATCGACGCCGAAAGCTGCCGCCGGGTCTGCCGCGCGATCGAGGAGACGGGGCGCGACGTCGTCGTGACCTTCAACTACCGGTACTCACCGCGCAACAGTGCGCTGAAGGAGATCATCCAGAGCGGCGCCATCGGTAAGGTGACGTCGATCGATTTCAGTTGGATGCTGGACACCGTCCACGGTGCTGACTACTTCCGGCGCTGGCACCGGCAGAAGGAGAACTCGGGCGGTCTGCTGATCCATAAGGCGTCGCACCACTTCGACCTCGTGAACTGGTGGATCGACGACGTTCCCGAGCGGGTATTCGCCAGCGGCGGTTTGCGTTTCTACGGCGAGACGAACGCTGCCGGACGCGGCCTCACTGATCGCCCGAAGCGCGGCACCATCGACGAAGCTGCGGACGACCCGTTCGCCCTCGACCTCCGCGACGATGAGCGTCTCAACGCCCTCTACTACGCCAACGAACACCACGACGGCTACCAGCGGGACCAGGATGTCTTCGCCCCCGGCATCACGATCGAGGACAATCTGGCGCTAGTGGTGGACTACGCCTCCGGGCCCACGCTCAGCTACTCGCTGAACGCCCACAGCCCCTGGGAAGGCTACCGGGTGGCGGTGAACGGAACCCACGGGCGGGCCGAACTCGAAGTGGTCGAGCGGGCAGCGGTGTCCAGCAGTACCGACCAGAAGAACGTGGTCGACCCCAGTGCCACCCCGGTGGAGGAGGACGACGCCGTCCGGGTCAATGGCGAGCGCCTCACCCTCCAGCGCCACTGGGAGCGCGCCGTCGACGTGCCGATCGTCAACGGGGAAGGCGGCCACGGCGGCGGAGATGCGCTCCTGCTTGCGGACCTGTTCGAGGGACCAGGAGAGGATCCACTGGGCAGACCGTCTGGCTATCTGGACGGATTGCGCGCCGTCGCCGTCGGTATTGCCGGCAACGCCTCGCTCGAATCGTCCCTGCCGGTGCACATCAGCGAACTGGATTTGGGCGCCGACCTCGCCGCGGACCGTTCCGACAAGAGCCAGGTGCGCCGTGGCTGA